A genomic stretch from Hymenobacter psoromatis includes:
- a CDS encoding 16S rRNA (cytosine(1402)-N(4))-methyltransferase, producing MSTRPNDTAYHRPVMLAECLAGLDLVPGGRYVDVTFGGGGHSARMLEQISEGHLYSFDQDEAAERQAAELARPQFTFIRANFRYLAAELAQRDALPVDGLLADLGVSSHQFDTAERGFSTRFDGPLDMRMDPQDGSIATAADVLNDYDEAALHRIFGMYGEVTNARTLAATVVQARRQRPLRTIQELKHAIQPVVARGKENKYLAQVFQALRIEVNDELTALQEMLTQTAEVLRPGGRLVVMSYHSLEDRLVKNFLSQGKFFGQAEKDLYGRVRLPFEALTRKPMEASADETAENSRARSAKLRIGVRTLIPA from the coding sequence ATGAGCACCCGCCCCAACGATACCGCATACCACCGCCCGGTGATGCTGGCCGAATGCCTGGCTGGCCTCGACCTGGTGCCCGGTGGCCGGTACGTGGACGTCACGTTTGGCGGCGGCGGGCACTCGGCCCGTATGCTGGAGCAAATAAGTGAGGGCCACTTATATAGCTTCGACCAGGACGAAGCCGCCGAGCGCCAGGCGGCCGAGCTGGCCCGGCCGCAATTCACGTTTATCCGGGCTAATTTTCGGTACCTCGCGGCCGAGTTGGCCCAGCGCGACGCCCTGCCCGTGGATGGCCTGCTGGCTGATTTGGGCGTGTCGTCGCACCAGTTCGACACGGCTGAGCGCGGCTTCAGCACCCGCTTCGACGGGCCGCTTGACATGCGCATGGACCCGCAGGATGGCAGCATAGCCACCGCCGCCGACGTGCTCAACGACTATGACGAGGCCGCGCTGCACCGCATTTTTGGTATGTACGGCGAGGTCACCAACGCCCGCACCCTGGCCGCGACCGTGGTGCAGGCCCGCCGCCAGCGCCCGCTGCGCACTATTCAGGAGCTCAAGCACGCCATTCAGCCGGTGGTGGCGCGCGGCAAGGAGAATAAATACCTGGCGCAAGTATTTCAGGCTCTGCGCATTGAGGTGAATGATGAATTGACGGCCTTGCAGGAAATGCTGACCCAGACCGCCGAGGTGCTGCGCCCCGGCGGCCGCCTGGTGGTGATGAGCTACCATTCGCTGGAAGACCGGCTGGTGAAGAATTTTCTGAGTCAGGGCAAGTTTTTCGGCCAGGCTGAGAAGGATTTGTATGGCCGCGTGCGCCTGCCTTTTGAGGCGCTCACGCGCAAGCCGATGGAGGCTTCGGCCGACGAAACAGCCGAAAACAGCCGCGCCCGCAGTGCCAAGCTGCGCATTGGCGTCCGAACCCTCATTCCCGCGTAA
- a CDS encoding UDP-N-acetylmuramoyl-L-alanyl-D-glutamate--2,6-diaminopimelate ligase produces MSTLPLFALLTDVEVLAQHGNPDVPVAGLTLDSRQAGPGMLFCALRGTATDGHKFIGQAVQQGVGVVICEKLPAELNPATTYVQVADSAAALGPIASAFYGHPSRQLVLVGITGTNGKTTCATLLHKLLRELGYHAGLLSTVQNQIDETVIASTHTTPDAIRLNALLAKMVAAGCTHACMEVSSHAVAQHRVGGLRFAGGVFTNLTHDHLDYHGTFDNYLKAKKAFFDGLPRTAFALTNADDKRGLVMLQNTAARRATYSLRSAADFRARLVANEMHGLLLETDDREVHFRLIGVFNAYNLLAVYGAAVLLGEDPTEVLTILSGLTTAPGRFEPVTVPGQSISGLVDYAHTPDALENVLQTLHQTRRPEQRIITVVGCGGNRDATKRPIMARLAAQLSDEVILTSDNPRDEDPLDILAQMEAGLLPPTDAHTQTIADRRAAIRAAVALARPTDLVLVAGKGHETYQEIKGVRNHFDDREELRAALLEIKN; encoded by the coding sequence ATGAGTACCCTACCCCTTTTCGCCCTCCTCACCGACGTGGAAGTGCTCGCCCAACACGGCAATCCCGACGTGCCCGTGGCCGGCCTCACCCTCGACTCGCGGCAGGCCGGGCCGGGGATGCTTTTCTGCGCCCTGCGCGGCACTGCCACCGATGGGCATAAGTTCATCGGGCAGGCCGTGCAGCAGGGGGTAGGGGTCGTGATTTGCGAAAAGCTGCCCGCCGAATTGAACCCGGCCACGACCTACGTGCAGGTGGCCGACAGCGCCGCCGCGCTCGGCCCCATTGCCAGCGCGTTCTATGGCCACCCCTCGCGCCAGCTGGTGCTGGTGGGCATCACCGGCACCAACGGTAAAACCACCTGCGCCACCCTGCTCCACAAGCTGCTGCGCGAGCTGGGCTACCACGCTGGCCTGCTGAGCACGGTGCAGAACCAGATTGACGAAACCGTCATTGCCAGCACCCACACCACGCCCGATGCCATTCGGCTCAATGCGCTGCTGGCCAAGATGGTGGCCGCCGGCTGCACCCACGCCTGCATGGAGGTGAGCAGCCACGCCGTGGCTCAGCATCGGGTAGGCGGCCTGCGCTTCGCGGGTGGCGTGTTTACCAACCTCACCCACGACCACCTCGACTACCACGGCACCTTTGATAATTATTTGAAGGCCAAAAAAGCATTCTTCGACGGGCTGCCCCGCACGGCCTTCGCCCTCACCAACGCCGACGACAAGCGCGGCCTGGTGATGCTGCAAAACACGGCCGCCCGCCGCGCCACCTACTCGCTACGCTCGGCGGCCGACTTTCGCGCCCGGCTGGTAGCCAATGAGATGCACGGCCTGCTGCTCGAAACAGACGACCGTGAGGTGCATTTTCGCCTCATCGGCGTCTTCAACGCCTACAATCTGCTGGCCGTGTACGGCGCGGCCGTGCTGCTCGGCGAGGACCCGACCGAAGTGCTCACTATTCTCTCGGGCCTGACCACCGCGCCCGGCCGCTTTGAGCCCGTGACCGTGCCGGGCCAGTCCATCAGCGGCCTCGTGGACTACGCCCACACGCCCGACGCGCTCGAAAACGTGCTCCAAACCCTGCACCAGACGCGCCGGCCTGAGCAGCGCATCATCACAGTGGTGGGCTGCGGCGGCAACCGTGATGCCACCAAGCGCCCCATCATGGCCCGGCTCGCCGCCCAGCTTTCGGATGAGGTAATTCTGACCTCCGACAACCCGCGCGACGAGGACCCGCTCGACATTCTGGCCCAGATGGAGGCCGGCCTCCTACCCCCCACCGACGCCCATACCCAAACCATTGCTGACCGCCGCGCCGCCATCCGGGCCGCCGTGGCCCTGGCCCGCCCCACCGATTTGGTGCTGGTAGCCGGCAAAGGCCACGAGACTTACCAGGAAATCAAGGGGGTAAGAAATCATTTTGACGACCGGGAAGAATTGCGCGCGGCTTTGCTTGAAATTAAAAATTAA
- a CDS encoding glucosylceramidase, with translation MSYPPPFSWLSLACLPMLALLAGGCKSTDSPTPTPTPPPVMPPPPVTPPAAGSQVAVWLTMPDKSALFYRQKVNLQFVANTNSDPIIAVDTTQTFQTMDGFGYALTGGSAQVMSSMDAASRAALIKELFATDSTSLGVSYLRISIGSSDLDSQVFTYDDSTQPDPTLANFSLAPDQTSLIPVLKEILAVNPAIKILGSPWTPPSWMKTNNNSVGGSLLPQYYAAYAQYFVKYIQGMKAAGITIDAVTLQNEPLNPNNNPSLMMTAQEQANFIKNNVGPAFKAAGLTTKIICYDHNPDRPDYPLAVLGDAGAYPYVDGSAFHFYGGPITALSQVHDAFPQKNIYFTEFWTQAPTNGHQVDFGGELAYHVGNLEIGAVRNWSKNVLEWNLASDQNYGPHTPGGCDACLGAVTISGNTVTRNPAYYNVAHSSKFVRPGSVRVATNQPGNLLNVAYKTPNGKRCLVVLNNGGTLQNFNIQYKGKVVSTSLYGGAVATYIW, from the coding sequence ATGTCCTACCCCCCTCCTTTCAGTTGGCTTTCGCTTGCCTGCCTGCCAATGCTGGCTCTGCTGGCCGGCGGCTGCAAAAGCACCGACTCGCCTACCCCGACGCCCACCCCCCCGCCGGTTATGCCGCCCCCACCGGTGACCCCGCCCGCCGCGGGCTCGCAAGTGGCGGTGTGGCTGACGATGCCCGATAAGTCGGCGCTGTTTTATCGCCAGAAGGTGAACCTGCAATTCGTCGCCAACACCAACTCGGACCCCATCATCGCGGTCGATACGACTCAGACTTTCCAGACGATGGATGGCTTTGGCTACGCCCTCACCGGGGGCAGCGCCCAGGTAATGAGCAGCATGGACGCCGCCAGCCGCGCCGCGCTCATCAAGGAGCTGTTTGCTACTGATAGCACGTCGCTGGGCGTGAGCTATTTGCGGATAAGCATCGGGTCGTCGGACCTCGATAGCCAGGTATTTACCTACGACGACTCAACCCAGCCCGACCCCACGCTGGCTAACTTCAGCCTGGCCCCCGACCAGACCAGCCTGATTCCGGTGCTGAAGGAGATTCTGGCGGTGAACCCGGCCATTAAAATCCTGGGTTCGCCCTGGACGCCGCCTTCGTGGATGAAAACCAACAACAACAGCGTGGGCGGCTCGCTGCTGCCGCAATACTACGCGGCCTACGCCCAATATTTCGTGAAATACATCCAGGGCATGAAGGCGGCCGGCATTACGATTGACGCGGTGACGCTGCAAAACGAGCCGCTCAACCCGAATAATAACCCCAGCCTGATGATGACGGCCCAGGAGCAGGCCAACTTTATTAAGAACAACGTGGGGCCGGCCTTTAAAGCGGCGGGGCTCACGACTAAGATTATCTGCTACGACCACAACCCCGACCGGCCCGACTACCCGCTGGCCGTGCTCGGCGACGCCGGGGCCTACCCCTACGTGGACGGCTCGGCCTTCCACTTCTACGGCGGGCCGATTACGGCGCTGAGCCAGGTACACGACGCTTTTCCGCAGAAGAATATCTACTTCACCGAGTTCTGGACTCAGGCTCCCACCAATGGTCACCAGGTAGATTTTGGGGGCGAGCTGGCCTACCACGTGGGCAACCTGGAGATTGGGGCGGTGCGCAACTGGTCCAAGAACGTGCTGGAGTGGAACCTGGCCAGCGACCAGAACTACGGCCCCCACACGCCCGGCGGCTGCGATGCGTGCCTGGGCGCGGTCACCATCAGCGGCAACACGGTGACCCGCAACCCGGCCTACTACAACGTGGCCCACAGCAGCAAGTTCGTGCGCCCCGGCTCGGTGCGCGTGGCCACCAACCAGCCCGGCAACCTGCTCAACGTGGCCTACAAAACGCCCAACGGCAAGCGCTGCCTGGTGGTGCTGAACAACGGCGGCACGCTGCAAAACTTTAATATTCAGTACAAGGGCAAAGTGGTGAGCACCTCGCTCTACGGCGGCGCGGTGGCTACGTACATTTGGTAA
- a CDS encoding division/cell wall cluster transcriptional repressor MraZ — protein MHQLLSGEYDCKLDPKGRLVLPAKVKAALPDAYANQLVLVRGFEPCLVLYPRSAWELIHAKVMALDEFNEEYRQFQRNFFRGMTEVELDSIGRFGLPGSMRRYAGLEKEAVIVGLGNRCEVWDPARYDEYLIKDQQAFSKLAQKFLSDTPENVG, from the coding sequence ATGCACCAGCTTCTCTCCGGCGAATACGACTGCAAGCTCGACCCCAAAGGTCGGCTGGTGCTGCCCGCCAAGGTGAAAGCGGCGCTGCCCGATGCCTACGCCAACCAGCTGGTGCTGGTGCGCGGCTTCGAGCCCTGCCTGGTGCTCTACCCGCGCTCGGCCTGGGAGCTGATTCACGCCAAGGTGATGGCCCTGGATGAGTTCAACGAAGAATACCGGCAGTTCCAGCGCAACTTCTTCCGGGGCATGACGGAGGTGGAGCTCGATAGCATCGGGCGCTTTGGCCTGCCGGGCTCCATGCGCCGCTACGCCGGCCTCGAAAAAGAGGCGGTGATTGTGGGCCTCGGCAACCGCTGCGAAGTGTGGGACCCCGCCCGCTACGACGAGTATTTAATCAAGGACCAGCAGGCATTTTCCAAGCTGGCCCAGAAGTTCTTATCGGACACGCCCGAAAATGTAGGGTAG
- a CDS encoding glucosylceramidase — MKSVLPYLLATCSAFMLLPAHAQRAGRVSAWVTTPDQTQLLRPQPGSLKFDPTPPAGAVIEVDDSQTFQTMEGFGYCLTGGSAELLAAMSAPARARLLRELFGTGPNDIGVSYLRISIGASDLDAQVFSYDDMPAGQTDPTLAHFSLVPDEKYLIPVLKEILAISPALKILGSPWSPPVWMKTNEASKGGSLKPEYYGAYAQYFVKYLQGMRAAGIALDAVTPQNEPLHPGNNPSLLLPAEQEAEFIGQNLGPALRAAGLKTKIICYDHNADKPEYPLTVLGNAAANPYVDGSAFHLYAGSIEALSKVHDAFPQKNIYFTEEWVGSRSKFADNLDWHQKNLFIGAPRNWAKVVLEWNLAADPQQNPHTPGGCDQCLGAITLAPGDQVTRNVAYYAVAQSSKWVRPGSVRIGSTSPAGLPNVAYRTPTGGHVLLVLNDQKTPQTFGLRYQGRAVAATLPAGAVGTYAW; from the coding sequence ATGAAAAGCGTCTTGCCCTACCTGCTGGCTACGTGCTCGGCTTTTATGCTGCTGCCGGCCCACGCCCAGCGCGCCGGCCGGGTGAGCGCCTGGGTCACCACCCCCGACCAGACGCAGCTGCTGCGCCCGCAGCCGGGCAGCCTGAAATTTGACCCTACCCCCCCCGCCGGGGCCGTTATCGAGGTGGATGATAGCCAGACCTTCCAGACGATGGAGGGCTTTGGCTACTGCCTCACCGGGGGCAGCGCCGAGCTGCTGGCCGCCATGAGCGCGCCGGCGCGGGCCAGGCTGCTGCGCGAGCTGTTTGGCACCGGCCCCAACGACATTGGCGTGAGCTATTTGCGCATCAGCATCGGGGCTTCGGACCTCGATGCGCAGGTGTTTAGCTACGATGACATGCCGGCGGGCCAGACTGACCCCACGCTGGCGCACTTTAGCTTGGTGCCGGATGAAAAGTACCTGATTCCGGTGCTGAAGGAGATTCTGGCCATTAGCCCGGCCCTCAAAATCCTGGGTTCGCCCTGGAGCCCGCCCGTGTGGATGAAGACCAACGAGGCCAGCAAGGGGGGTAGCCTTAAGCCAGAGTACTACGGCGCGTATGCCCAATATTTTGTAAAATACCTGCAAGGGATGCGCGCAGCCGGCATCGCGCTGGATGCCGTGACGCCACAAAACGAGCCGCTGCACCCCGGCAACAACCCCAGCCTGCTGCTGCCCGCCGAGCAGGAGGCCGAGTTTATTGGCCAAAACCTGGGGCCGGCGCTGCGGGCGGCGGGGCTGAAAACCAAGATTATTTGCTACGACCACAACGCCGACAAGCCCGAATATCCGCTCACGGTGCTGGGCAACGCGGCGGCTAATCCGTACGTGGACGGCTCGGCTTTTCACCTCTACGCCGGGTCCATTGAGGCGCTGAGCAAGGTGCATGATGCTTTTCCGCAGAAAAATATCTACTTCACGGAGGAGTGGGTGGGCTCGCGCAGCAAGTTTGCCGACAACCTCGACTGGCACCAGAAAAACCTGTTTATCGGCGCGCCGCGCAACTGGGCCAAGGTGGTGCTGGAGTGGAACCTGGCCGCCGACCCGCAGCAAAACCCGCACACGCCGGGCGGCTGCGACCAGTGCTTGGGCGCTATTACGCTGGCTCCCGGCGACCAGGTGACGCGCAACGTGGCTTACTACGCGGTGGCCCAGAGCAGCAAATGGGTGCGCCCAGGGTCGGTGCGCATCGGCTCGACCAGCCCGGCCGGGCTGCCCAACGTGGCCTACCGCACGCCCACCGGCGGCCACGTGCTGCTGGTGCTCAACGACCAGAAAACGCCCCAAACCTTCGGCCTGCGCTACCAGGGCCGGGCGGTGGCGGCCACGCTGCCCGCCGGGGCCGTGGGCACCTACGCGTGGTAG
- a CDS encoding glycosyl hydrolase, giving the protein MTSNSFLFLAALGLPGLAAAQTQPYSAAGKTAQVFTTAQGTDQRLAAGAALSFKEVGQPVETQVCVFVDPTKQFQTLVGIGGALTDAVAETYYKLPKDQQQELLRAYYSPTDGIGYTLARTSIGSCDFSSGSYNYIKEGDVSLKSFSVKHDEKYRIPFIKEATAAAGGKLTMFVSPWTPPAFMKTNHELLHGGHLLPEFRQPWAEYYVKFIQAYEKQGIPIWGLTVQNEPMAVQKWESCVYTADEERDFIKGFLGPTLEKNGMGDKKLIAWDHNRDLMYQRASTILEDPEAAKYVWGIGYHWYETWTGSSMLFANERRVQTAFPNIHLMFTEGCVENFKFAQVNEWRLGERYGLSMINDFNAGTVGWTDWNILLDQTGGPNHVGNFCFAPIIADLPNKKLIYTNAYYYIGHFSKFVHPGAKRVAVTTNRDWLQATAFENPDGKVAVVVMNSGDKPQEFQLWIKGQAAATTSLPHSIATYVIN; this is encoded by the coding sequence ATGACCAGCAACTCCTTTCTTTTCCTCGCCGCGCTCGGCCTGCCGGGCCTGGCCGCCGCCCAAACTCAACCCTACTCAGCGGCCGGCAAAACGGCCCAGGTATTCACCACTGCCCAGGGCACCGACCAGCGCCTGGCGGCCGGCGCGGCCCTCAGCTTCAAGGAAGTGGGCCAGCCGGTGGAAACGCAAGTGTGCGTATTCGTGGACCCCACCAAGCAGTTTCAGACGCTAGTGGGTATCGGCGGGGCGCTGACCGACGCCGTGGCCGAAACCTATTACAAGCTGCCCAAAGACCAGCAGCAGGAGCTGCTGCGGGCGTACTACAGCCCTACGGACGGCATCGGCTACACCTTGGCGCGCACCAGCATCGGGAGCTGCGACTTTTCGAGCGGCAGCTATAATTACATCAAGGAGGGCGACGTGAGTTTGAAGAGCTTCAGCGTGAAGCACGATGAGAAGTACCGCATCCCGTTTATCAAGGAAGCCACGGCGGCGGCGGGGGGTAAGCTCACTATGTTCGTGAGCCCCTGGACCCCGCCAGCCTTTATGAAAACCAACCACGAGCTGCTGCACGGCGGCCACCTGCTGCCCGAATTCCGGCAGCCCTGGGCCGAGTATTACGTCAAGTTTATCCAAGCCTACGAGAAGCAGGGCATCCCCATTTGGGGCCTCACGGTGCAGAACGAGCCGATGGCCGTACAGAAGTGGGAGTCTTGCGTGTACACCGCTGATGAAGAGCGCGATTTCATCAAGGGCTTCCTGGGGCCGACGCTGGAAAAGAACGGCATGGGTGATAAAAAGCTCATCGCCTGGGACCACAACCGCGACCTGATGTACCAGCGCGCCAGCACCATTCTCGAAGACCCCGAAGCCGCCAAGTACGTGTGGGGCATCGGCTACCACTGGTACGAAACCTGGACCGGCAGCTCGATGCTCTTCGCCAACGAGCGCCGGGTGCAGACCGCCTTTCCGAATATCCATTTGATGTTTACGGAGGGCTGCGTCGAGAATTTCAAGTTTGCCCAGGTGAACGAGTGGCGGCTGGGCGAGCGCTACGGGCTCTCGATGATAAACGATTTCAACGCCGGCACCGTGGGCTGGACCGACTGGAACATCCTGCTCGACCAGACCGGCGGCCCCAACCACGTGGGCAACTTCTGCTTCGCGCCCATCATCGCCGATTTGCCCAATAAGAAGCTCATTTATACCAACGCCTACTACTACATCGGGCACTTCTCGAAGTTCGTGCATCCGGGCGCGAAGCGCGTGGCCGTGACCACCAACCGCGACTGGCTGCAAGCCACCGCCTTCGAGAACCCCGACGGCAAAGTGGCCGTGGTGGTGATGAACAGCGGCGACAAGCCCCAGGAATTCCAGCTCTGGATAAAGGGCCAGGCGGCCGCGACTACCAGCTTGCCGCATTCGATAGCGACGTATGTGATTAATTGA
- a CDS encoding glycan metabolism protein: MKKLSILLPVCALGLLAGCNFLDKAPLTTIAPGNFFKSSSDAEASLTATYDALQGTGAYGQDLNVMGEMPSDNCTSTNGDVNAMDKIIWVSTTSQVYNVYQQGYLGINRANVVLKYVPTVTMDTVRRRQILGEARFMRALNYFNLVRAYGGVPLRLLPTESGAPADVNLARATSDQIYAQVVADLTAAAAQMPLSNPNRATQNSANALLARVQLTQRNWTAAQAAAQKVIGGGASLSSSFNALYPAENKSAESLFEIQYAGNADGGNILPDLMLPSPLATYSFPKFNIPTTELISYADTVNDLRWAFAGNVTAASGAQVGRSHVSYIDGKPGRNGNNNDVGPFVFKWRSLGNGFNSTDNTYVLRYAEVLLNYAEASNEQSGPSGDALAKLNQVRQRAGLAALTAASPQALTKQALRDEIDRQRRLEMAFEGERWFDLLRYARQTIADGTAQHAVTALDIIQQMRKTRDVNYLLFPLPQAELNTNPLITQNPGF; encoded by the coding sequence ATGAAAAAGCTCTCTATTTTATTGCCCGTCTGCGCGCTCGGCCTGCTGGCCGGCTGTAATTTTCTCGACAAGGCCCCGCTGACGACCATCGCGCCCGGTAACTTCTTTAAAAGTTCGAGCGACGCGGAGGCCAGCCTCACGGCTACTTACGACGCGCTGCAAGGCACGGGGGCCTACGGCCAGGACCTGAACGTGATGGGCGAAATGCCCTCCGACAACTGCACCAGCACCAATGGGGACGTGAACGCGATGGATAAAATCATCTGGGTATCCACGACCAGCCAGGTGTATAACGTGTATCAGCAGGGCTACCTGGGCATCAACCGGGCCAACGTGGTGCTCAAATATGTGCCCACCGTGACGATGGACACCGTGCGCCGCCGCCAGATTTTGGGCGAGGCGCGCTTCATGCGGGCGCTCAACTACTTCAACCTGGTGCGGGCCTACGGCGGGGTGCCGCTGCGCCTGTTGCCCACTGAAAGCGGCGCGCCCGCCGACGTGAACCTGGCCCGCGCCACCAGCGACCAGATATATGCCCAGGTGGTGGCCGACCTGACCGCCGCTGCCGCCCAGATGCCGCTCAGCAACCCCAACCGCGCCACCCAGAACTCGGCCAACGCCCTGCTGGCGCGCGTGCAGCTCACCCAGCGCAACTGGACCGCCGCCCAGGCCGCGGCCCAGAAGGTAATTGGCGGCGGCGCATCGCTCAGCTCCTCGTTCAACGCGCTCTACCCGGCCGAGAACAAGAGTGCCGAGTCGCTCTTCGAGATTCAGTACGCGGGCAACGCCGACGGCGGCAACATCCTGCCCGACCTGATGCTACCCTCGCCGCTGGCAACGTACTCGTTTCCGAAGTTTAACATTCCGACCACCGAGCTTATCAGCTATGCCGACACCGTGAACGACCTGCGCTGGGCCTTCGCCGGCAACGTGACGGCCGCCAGCGGCGCGCAGGTGGGCCGCAGCCACGTAAGCTACATCGATGGCAAGCCCGGCCGCAATGGCAACAACAACGACGTCGGGCCTTTCGTGTTCAAGTGGCGCAGCCTGGGCAACGGCTTCAACTCGACGGATAACACCTACGTGCTGCGCTACGCGGAAGTATTGCTCAACTATGCCGAAGCCAGCAACGAGCAGAGCGGCCCCAGCGGCGACGCCCTGGCCAAGCTCAACCAGGTGCGCCAGCGCGCCGGCCTGGCGGCCCTCACCGCCGCCTCGCCCCAGGCCCTGACCAAGCAGGCCCTGCGCGATGAAATTGACCGCCAACGCCGCCTCGAAATGGCGTTTGAAGGCGAGCGCTGGTTCGACTTGCTGCGCTACGCCCGCCAGACCATCGCCGACGGCACCGCCCAGCACGCCGTCACGGCCCTGGACATTATTCAGCAGATGCGCAAAACGCGCGACGTGAACTACCTGCTGTTTCCCTTGCCCCAGGCCGAGCTGAATACCAACCCGCTCATCACGCAGAATCCGGGCTTTTAG